From Eremothecium sinecaudum strain ATCC 58844 chromosome III, complete sequence:
TGCTTGTTTTCTGGGGATAAGTTTACTATGTGGATCGAAATTTTTTTCAGGCGGTAATTCAGAATTCAGCAAGTCTATATATACATAAGCTTGAAGAAAACCATTACAACAAAAAGACTATGGATGACACTCTGAAGCTTAATAAGTCCAAGCTTGGCACTAAGGAGTACTGGGATGAGTTTTACTCCCTTGAAAAGAAGaattttgaagaaaatCCTGAAGATACCGGAGAATGTTGGTTCTCAGAGAATGATGTCGAGCATCATCTGGTAAAATTTATGGAAGAGTTCGTTGAAGACGGTGAAGTGGACTGGGATGCGTCTATGCTTGATTTAGGTACCGGAAATGGACATCTTTTATTCACTTTAGCTGAAGAAGGCTTTAAAGGCCGCATGGTTGGTGTTGACTATTCCGAGAAATCCGTAGAGTTTGCGAACGAAATCTTGAAGAAGCAGCATAGTACAATGGAAAACCTTTCATTTTATGCGGCAGATATATTTAGTAGGGACTGGAACCCCCGGCCGTTTGACGTTGTCTTGGACAAAGGGACTTTGGATGCAATTGCCCTAAGCGGTCTAACGCTAGAAAACGGACAATCGATCTTAGATGCTTACCATAAGGTAGTTGAAAAGGTCCTTAAGGAAACTGGAGTTTTCATTATCACTTCTTGCAACTATGCCGAGGAAGAGCTGATAAAGATAGTTGCAAAAGGCGAGTTGAAAGTACTGAAAACCATTGAGTATCCTAAATTCGAGTTCGGTGGAGTGAAGGGCAGCGCTATAAGCACAGTTGCATTTGTAAAGAAGTGATACTTTCGGCTTGTCTGAGTTATAAAAGATAACtgtatatattatatattacACGATTGGTAGTTTACTCCAATGAATGTGCTAATCCGTTGGGATTAAATCTTTGATTGTTTTGAATAGCTCTTCGGCATCATCTACCTTTCCTGTTTTCAATGCATATTGTACTGGCTCACCTTTTTCATCGACTGCAACGATTCTGATGAACTTCTCTCCTTGAATAGAGCCTGGGAAGCCTCTCTGGACTATGAAGCCCTTTACGAGTGACAGATTAAGAATTACCTTCAATAGACCTCTGGATCGCATAACTAGACGACCCTTGTGTGTTTTTTTATCCTTATTCACATGCACCGGGCCCACTCCTCTCTCTTTCCAACCTTCATTGATGTCAGTAAACTGGTACAGTTTCGCGTTGGATTGATAAACAGAGTCCTCGGTTTCTTCCCCGGACTGTATGACTTTTTTTGTCAAATTCAATGAATTTACCGTCTCCTCTTTGCTTGGTTCCTCGCTGGTTGCCTTGGGCTGGCTAGAGTTACTTTCTTTATCATTTTCTATCCCTGATGAAATAGGCTTCTTAGCATTGCTGCTGTCCGCCTTCAAAACGTTAAATCCACCACCAAATGCAAGACCTGAACCAAAGGACGATGGCAAACCACCCTCCTTATTGTTGCTAGCGGAAGCCGGTTTCGGGGAAGTACTTTCAGGTGTGCTGCTTGGAGCAACATCTTTACTCGTTTTCAAGGCCCTAAAGCCAGACCCAAATGCCGGAGAAGTTCCAAAGGACTTAGAAGCAACCCCAAACCCTGCACTGAATGCAGAATTCTGGGCAAAAGAAAACTTTCCGAAACCAGAACTAGGCTTCTCGACTTCAGTTTCGTTGGTACCCTTTTTCTCCTCGTCTTCTACCTTTGTACCTGTATTCTCATCTTCAACGTTCTCTAATGCTTTCAAGTCCTTCTCATCCTTCTCATCTCCATTACCACTGTTTTCATCGGCGTCCTCGGAGGCATCCTTGTCAGATTCTGTGTGCTCATCTGTAGCACTTAATTTCACCTTTTTGTTATTTTTAACCGTGGATTCACTAAGGTTAGAATCTTGTGACCTTGCCCTTTTGCTAGCATCTCGAAGTTCACTTGACTCATTATCATTGACCTTCTTGGGTGATTGGTCGCACATTGTATTCAACATCTACACAAGGTGATCTCTGATTTCGCATATTTATGCAATGAGCAAGTACCATAAGGTTTTAATATGTCTTTCAAAAGCGATGTAATTTAAAATCACGTTTTCCGGGTAATGCCAAGGTACCACAGCGTTAATTCTACAGCCCAGGCTCAATGCATTGTGTTATTGCTGCTAAATAGCTTATAATGTACATATTCAACAGTAACATATTGTGCTAATGCCTTCAACAGTATTAAACAGTATTCCTATCCGATAGGTAGCGAATAATAGGATTAATACCCGACATTGCGGTTATTTTATCAAACCAACAAAGCAAAATACCTCCTTGTTTCTGGCCTTCAAGTAATGACATGCCCTTATAGAGGTACTTTACAAGAACATCTTGCTGGTCTCTGTTTAATTGTTGAAGGATAGCTGAAATGTCTGCTTGTCTCACCTGTGTTAACAACTGCAATACAATTAGA
This genomic window contains:
- the EFM4 gene encoding Efm4p (Syntenic homolog of Ashbya gossypii ADL059C; Syntenic homolog of Saccharomyces cerevisiae YIL064W (SEE1)) — its product is MDDTLKLNKSKLGTKEYWDEFYSLEKKNFEENPEDTGECWFSENDVEHHLVKFMEEFVEDGEVDWDASMLDLGTGNGHLLFTLAEEGFKGRMVGVDYSEKSVEFANEILKKQHSTMENLSFYAADIFSRDWNPRPFDVVLDKGTLDAIALSGLTLENGQSILDAYHKVVEKVLKETGVFIITSCNYAEEELIKIVAKGELKVLKTIEYPKFEFGGVKGSAISTVAFVKK
- the YRB2 gene encoding Yrb2p (Syntenic homolog of Ashbya gossypii ADL060W; Syntenic homolog of Saccharomyces cerevisiae YIL063C (YRB2)), whose product is MLNTMCDQSPKKVNDNESSELRDASKRARSQDSNLSESTVKNNKKVKLSATDEHTESDKDASEDADENSGNGDEKDEKDLKALENVEDENTGTKVEDEEKKGTNETEVEKPSSGFGKFSFAQNSAFSAGFGVASKSFGTSPAFGSGFRALKTSKDVAPSSTPESTSPKPASASNNKEGGLPSSFGSGLAFGGGFNVLKADSSNAKKPISSGIENDKESNSSQPKATSEEPSKEETVNSLNLTKKVIQSGEETEDSVYQSNAKLYQFTDINEGWKERGVGPVHVNKDKKTHKGRLVMRSRGLLKVILNLSLVKGFIVQRGFPGSIQGEKFIRIVAVDEKGEPVQYALKTGKVDDAEELFKTIKDLIPTD
- the ARC15 gene encoding Arc15p (Syntenic homolog of Ashbya gossypii ADL061W; Syntenic homolog of Saccharomyces cerevisiae YIL062C (ARC15)), with the protein product MTDWRRIDIDAFDPECGRLTNEDLKPPYNSHPSLQELQPKISQLRTAATSGDFAKGIQLATTDPVYGADDETKYQYFLIVLQLLTQVRQADISAILQQLNRDQQDVLVKYLYKGMSLLEGQKQGGILLCWFDKITAMSGINPIIRYLSDRNTV